A genomic segment from Bradyrhizobium diazoefficiens USDA 110 encodes:
- a CDS encoding hydroxyacid dehydrogenase, whose product MSVNNKRVFYVKYLANPIYIDILKARPDVRLDRIENESPEDFYAPIVSAAHVYQIGAARDELAPHFHVDAAFLKRTPNLLLVSSNGAGFDPVDVEACTDAGVLVVNQSGGNAHSVAEHALAMMLTLSKRIIQSDRRLRRERDVNRNDLVGNEVEHKTVGIIGLGNVGRRIAALCNGLLGMKVLAYDPYLTAEVMAERGGEKVELDELLRRADFVSISCPLNKGSRNMISVREFALMQPHAYFITTARGFIHDEDALLQALRDKRIAGAGLDVWSKEPPPPEHPLLQFDNVLASPHTAGVTTEARQNMGRIAAEQVLDTLDGKRPPRIINPEVWPRYAERFKQAFGVMPG is encoded by the coding sequence ATGTCCGTCAACAACAAGCGCGTCTTCTACGTCAAATATCTGGCCAATCCGATCTATATCGACATCCTCAAGGCGCGACCCGACGTCCGGCTCGACCGCATCGAGAACGAGAGCCCCGAAGACTTCTATGCGCCGATCGTCTCGGCCGCCCATGTCTACCAGATCGGCGCGGCCCGCGACGAGCTCGCCCCGCACTTCCATGTCGATGCCGCCTTCCTGAAACGGACGCCGAATTTGCTGCTCGTCTCCAGCAACGGCGCGGGCTTCGATCCCGTTGACGTCGAAGCCTGTACCGATGCGGGCGTGCTGGTCGTCAACCAGTCCGGCGGCAACGCCCATTCGGTCGCCGAGCATGCGCTGGCGATGATGCTGACGCTATCCAAGCGCATCATCCAGTCCGACCGTCGCCTGCGCCGCGAGCGCGACGTCAATCGCAATGACCTCGTCGGCAACGAGGTCGAGCACAAGACCGTCGGCATCATCGGCCTCGGCAATGTCGGCCGCCGCATCGCCGCGCTGTGCAACGGCCTGCTCGGCATGAAGGTGCTGGCCTATGACCCGTATCTAACCGCCGAAGTGATGGCCGAGCGCGGCGGCGAGAAGGTCGAGCTCGACGAGCTGCTGCGCCGCGCCGACTTCGTCTCGATCTCCTGCCCGCTCAACAAGGGCAGCCGCAACATGATCAGCGTGCGTGAATTCGCGCTGATGCAGCCGCATGCCTATTTCATCACCACCGCGCGCGGCTTCATCCACGACGAGGACGCGCTGCTCCAGGCGCTGCGCGACAAGCGCATTGCGGGGGCCGGTCTCGACGTCTGGTCCAAGGAGCCGCCGCCGCCCGAGCATCCGCTGCTCCAGTTCGACAACGTGCTGGCGAGCCCGCATACCGCGGGCGTGACGACCGAGGCGCGCCAGAACATGGGCCGCATCGCCGCCGAGCAGGTGCTGGACACGCTCGACGGCAAGCGCCCGCCGCGCATCATCAATCCCGAGGTCTGGCCGCGCTACGCCGAGCGCTTCAAGCAGGCGTTCGGCGTGATGCCCGGGTAG